AGAACTGAAGGGCCAAGAAAATGAATCCAAACACAAGTTCCCTCCTGATTGGGATTGTTGGTGCAGCCATCACTCTGTCTGCCTACTCGCAGACTCTCATCTCT
This portion of the Coffea eugenioides isolate CCC68of chromosome 11, Ceug_1.0, whole genome shotgun sequence genome encodes:
- the LOC113753712 gene encoding uncharacterized protein LOC113753712, producing MNPNTSSLLIGIVGAAITLSAYSQTLISPTQCITVGLFVLIFGLLVKEGLISI